One Sparus aurata chromosome 5, fSpaAur1.1, whole genome shotgun sequence genomic window carries:
- the mthfd2 gene encoding bifunctional methylenetetrahydrofolate dehydrogenase/cyclohydrolase, mitochondrial, translating to MAAVRTLRKLCQHSQHQVCKLHTSASRQEAVVISGKKLARQIREEARGDVEKWVSAGHRRPHLSVVLVGDNPASHSYVLNKTRAASDVGISSETILKHSDISEEELLDLIDKLNTDHRVDGLLVQLPLPDHIDERVICNAVSPTKDVDGFHVVNVGRMCLDQSTMLPATPWGVWEIIKRTGIPTLGKNVVVAGRSKNVGMPIAMLLHSDGRHERPGGDATVTISHRYTPKEQLRQHTQIADIIVAAAGIPNLITADMIKEGAAVIDVGINRVQDPITGKNRLVGDVDFEGVRQKAGFITPVPGGVGPMTVAMLMKNTIKAAKNVLLFPPERIRMAAAS from the exons ATGGCAGCCGTCAGGACTCTCAGGAAACTGTGCCAACACTCCCAGCACCAAGTCTGTAAACTGCACACCTCCGCCTCGAG ACAGGAGGCGGTGGTCATCTCAGGAAAGAAACTAGCACGGCAGATTCGGGAGGAGGCCCGGGGCGACGTGGAGAAATGGGTTTCAGCCGGCCACAGGAGACCCCATCTGAGCGTGGTTCTTGTAGGAGACAACCCGGCCAGTCACTCCTACGTCCTGAATAAGACACGAGCCGCATCTGATGTcg GAATCTCTAGTGAGACAATTCTCAAGCATTCGGACATCAGTGAGGAGGAGTTATTGGACCTGATCGACAAACTCAACACAGATCATCGTGTGGACGGCCTGCTGGTCCAGCTGCCTCTGCCAG ACCACATCGATGAGCGCGTCATCTGCAACGCCGTTTCGCCAACCAAGGATGTGGACGGCTTCCACGTGGTGAACGTGGGCCGCATGTGCCTCGATCAGTCCACCATGCTTCCCGCAACTCCCTGGGGAGTCTGGGAAATCATTAAACGCACAG GTATTCCGACACTGGGGAAGAACGTCGTCGTTGCAGGACGCTCCAAGAATGTGGGCATGCCCATCGCCATGTTACTGCACAGTGACGGCCGTCATGAGAGGCCCGGAG GCGATGCCACGGTCACCATTTCTCACCGTTACACTCCAAAGGAGCAACTTCGCCAGCACACTCAGATCGCTGATATCATTGTGGCCGCTGCAG GGATTCCGAACCTGATCACCGCGGACATGATCAAAGAGGGAGCAGCTGTGATTGACGTCGGAATAAACAGAGTGCAGGACCCGATCACTGGAAAGAACAGACTGGTTGGAGATGTTGACTTTGAGG GCGTGAGACAGAAGGCGGGCTTCATCACCCCCGTCCCCGGAGGTGTGGGACCCATGACTGTGGCGATGCTCATGAAGAACACTATCAAGGCAGCCAAGAACGTCCTGCTCTTTCCCCCAGAGAGGATCCGCATGGCGGCTGCGTCCTAA